A stretch of the uncultured Desulfobacter sp. genome encodes the following:
- a CDS encoding sensor domain-containing diguanylate cyclase yields MEIPKALLDRLKKNEEIARKFNEIEVSILSILDFHNFFDRLLTEISDKFFIPHIWVAIISEGRLARHLEENHDCRELPASMVNVSQKTFSSIVSTPKPLLANTGLSAYKQIIPHPMDQDIGSIAIAPISLDGEIVGSINQADPDPKRFEPGIDTSLLEQLALKVSLCLSNVTAHEQLKFLAFHDPLTGLLNRGVMKRVLEREFLRAKRYGTDLSLIFLDLDDFKTINDTAGHDIGDQILCLVARALTYQKRDSDIVARFAGDEFIVILPSSNTSHAEKYIHRVQHYLETTPLNDGKKDHFIRLSHGISNILDADIKETSDMVKIADKRMYQVKSIKKRPTRPKSQSI; encoded by the coding sequence ATGGAAATCCCCAAGGCCCTTTTAGACCGGTTAAAAAAAAATGAAGAAATAGCCCGAAAGTTCAACGAGATTGAAGTCAGCATTCTCTCGATCTTAGATTTCCATAATTTCTTTGACAGGCTCCTGACCGAGATATCGGATAAATTTTTTATCCCGCATATCTGGGTGGCCATAATTTCAGAAGGACGGCTGGCACGACACCTGGAAGAAAACCACGATTGCCGGGAACTTCCCGCGTCCATGGTCAATGTGTCCCAGAAAACATTTTCATCCATCGTGAGCACCCCAAAACCTCTGCTGGCCAACACCGGGCTTTCGGCTTATAAACAAATTATCCCACACCCCATGGACCAGGATATCGGTTCCATTGCCATTGCACCCATCTCCTTGGACGGTGAGATTGTAGGCAGCATCAACCAGGCAGATCCGGATCCCAAACGTTTTGAACCCGGTATCGACACCTCGCTTTTAGAACAACTGGCGCTCAAGGTATCATTGTGCCTGTCCAATGTCACAGCCCATGAGCAACTCAAATTTTTAGCCTTTCATGACCCCCTGACCGGTTTGCTGAACCGGGGAGTGATGAAACGGGTTCTGGAACGGGAATTTTTAAGGGCAAAACGCTACGGAACAGACCTATCCCTCATCTTTCTGGATCTGGACGATTTTAAAACTATCAACGATACGGCAGGTCACGATATTGGTGACCAGATCCTGTGTCTGGTCGCACGGGCCCTGACCTACCAAAAACGGGATTCCGATATCGTGGCAAGGTTCGCCGGAGATGAGTTCATCGTCATCCTGCCGTCAAGCAATACCTCCCATGCAGAAAAATATATCCACCGGGTTCAGCATTACCTGGAAACGACCCCATTGAATGATGGAAAAAAAGACCATTTTATCCGGCTCAGCCATGGTATTTCCAATATCCTGGATGCCGATATCAAAGAAACCTCTGACATGGTTAAAATCGCCGACAAACGCATGTACCAGGTGAAATCAATAAAAAAACGTCCTACCCGGCCAAAATCACAAAGCATTTAA
- a CDS encoding beta-ketoacyl synthase N-terminal-like domain-containing protein, which produces MERRVVITGCSAITPIGCSKTDILKNLESGTSGVGSIRDDALLVEQLNTSVFGTVDEAPAYDFPRKFRKTMGPVSFAACRVVDEVIRQSGLDKPVLSSGRVGVAFGSSHGSTAVLKKVYQACFSDQSTDMLSISGADYLKSMVHTTAVNITRMFGITGRVISSPSACTTSSQSIGFGYEMIKFGVQDAMICGGAEEYDTTTVAVFDNLLACSTHYNNTPHKTPRPFDAERDGLVVGEGAGAVMLEEFESARKRGATILGEVIGFATNNNGGNLIMPDLTGVTQVLKMGLDNAHISADRIDFISAHATATRIGDVIEARAINNVYKNAPWVSALKSYMGHTIAACGVIETILTLYMMEKGFIVPTLNLDKVDDRCAMIRHTPQLMETKILCAAVQSFAFGGINTSLILKKPSNL; this is translated from the coding sequence ATGGAAAGACGCGTTGTTATAACCGGATGTTCAGCCATAACGCCCATTGGCTGCAGCAAGACGGATATCCTTAAAAATCTTGAAAGCGGTACATCCGGTGTGGGTAGCATCAGGGATGACGCGCTTTTAGTTGAGCAACTCAATACCAGCGTGTTTGGGACAGTGGATGAGGCGCCGGCTTACGACTTTCCAAGAAAATTTCGCAAAACCATGGGGCCGGTTTCTTTTGCAGCCTGCAGGGTTGTGGATGAGGTCATCCGACAGTCCGGGCTGGATAAGCCGGTTCTTTCGTCGGGCCGAGTCGGGGTTGCTTTTGGATCTTCGCACGGCTCCACCGCTGTGCTTAAAAAAGTGTATCAGGCTTGCTTTAGTGACCAATCCACGGATATGCTCTCCATTTCAGGTGCAGATTATCTTAAATCAATGGTCCATACCACCGCTGTCAACATTACCCGGATGTTTGGGATAACCGGGCGGGTCATCAGTTCACCGTCTGCCTGCACCACCAGCAGCCAGTCCATCGGGTTCGGTTACGAGATGATTAAATTCGGTGTTCAGGACGCCATGATCTGTGGCGGTGCCGAAGAGTACGACACCACCACGGTGGCTGTTTTTGATAACCTTTTGGCCTGTTCCACCCATTATAATAACACCCCGCATAAAACCCCCCGGCCCTTTGATGCCGAACGGGACGGACTGGTGGTGGGCGAGGGGGCCGGCGCGGTCATGCTCGAGGAATTTGAATCTGCCAGAAAACGGGGCGCAACGATCCTTGGCGAAGTGATCGGGTTCGCCACCAATAATAATGGCGGTAATCTCATTATGCCGGATCTTACCGGGGTCACCCAGGTGCTTAAGATGGGCCTTGACAATGCGCATATTTCTGCAGACCGGATTGATTTTATCAGTGCCCACGCCACGGCCACCCGTATCGGGGACGTAATCGAGGCCCGGGCCATTAACAATGTCTATAAAAACGCCCCATGGGTCAGTGCACTGAAAAGCTACATGGGACATACTATTGCAGCCTGCGGTGTCATTGAAACCATTCTCACCTTATATATGATGGAAAAGGGCTTTATTGTCCCCACGCTCAACCTGGATAAAGTGGATGATCGCTGCGCCATGATTCGGCATACGCCACAGCTGATGGAGACAAAGATTCTGTGCGCCGCTGTCCAGAGTTTTGCCTTTGGTGGCATAAATACCAGCCTTATTCTTAAGAAACCCAGTAATCTCTAA
- a CDS encoding phosphopantetheine-binding protein — translation MDRDEIQTDIINFIETSFEMSDVGVDDDLNAVHGFDSIDAIELLREIETLMEGKLTRDEEEAAMSIRTVRQIVDFIEKAMADRA, via the coding sequence ATGGATCGAGACGAAATACAAACTGATATTATTAACTTCATTGAAACCAGTTTTGAGATGTCCGATGTCGGAGTTGACGATGACCTGAATGCCGTCCACGGCTTTGACAGTATTGATGCTATTGAATTACTCCGGGAAATCGAGACCTTAATGGAAGGCAAACTGACCCGGGATGAGGAAGAGGCCGCCATGTCCATACGCACCGTCAGGCAGATTGTTGATTTTATTGAAAAGGCCATGGCGGACAGGGCTTAA
- a CDS encoding formate dehydrogenase accessory protein FdhE, whose product MSQNERICHEKTPKGIQTALDALATQNPALSSLISAFGPVLVAKAEVTARLSENEVNKPDLPESEWARFARGVHLFAITGLMDFHKEFKQAAHTILSPMAEAFPVIQPDIEAIQRNIEDDSLDAEDCVRAFVNNYTRNINAFAGLSGTSPDIFRFALAQIAEPFKQIQARAFSAFMDDHSWPHGHCPMCGSFPTVAGIIGEQGDCWLQCAVCAHEWRFRSHTCPRCENNNQALFESVFDQDSPAKDAEQVTICKLCNTYLLTIDLRGQSDPVNMDVAALGMTELDIQAREKGYSPQSEMIWNLLDYRF is encoded by the coding sequence ATGAGTCAGAATGAACGTATCTGTCATGAAAAAACGCCCAAAGGCATTCAAACGGCCCTTGACGCCCTGGCCACACAAAACCCTGCATTATCGTCACTAATCTCAGCATTTGGTCCGGTGCTGGTGGCAAAAGCCGAAGTGACGGCGCGGCTGTCTGAAAACGAGGTAAACAAGCCTGACCTGCCGGAATCTGAATGGGCCCGGTTTGCCAGAGGGGTACATTTGTTTGCCATCACAGGGCTTATGGACTTCCACAAGGAGTTTAAACAAGCAGCCCATACGATTCTGTCGCCCATGGCAGAGGCATTTCCAGTCATCCAGCCGGACATTGAAGCAATTCAACGCAACATTGAGGACGACAGTCTTGATGCCGAAGACTGCGTCCGGGCGTTTGTGAATAACTACACCCGAAACATAAACGCATTTGCCGGCCTGTCAGGCACCAGCCCTGACATATTCAGGTTTGCCCTGGCCCAGATTGCCGAACCCTTCAAACAGATACAGGCTCGGGCCTTCTCTGCTTTCATGGATGACCACTCGTGGCCCCACGGGCACTGCCCCATGTGCGGATCATTCCCGACTGTTGCAGGGATCATTGGTGAACAAGGCGATTGCTGGCTGCAGTGTGCGGTATGCGCCCATGAATGGCGTTTCAGGAGTCACACCTGCCCACGATGCGAGAATAATAACCAGGCTCTTTTTGAATCTGTGTTCGACCAGGACAGCCCTGCCAAAGACGCAGAACAAGTAACGATCTGCAAGCTATGCAACACCTATCTTTTAACCATAGACCTGCGCGGTCAAAGTGATCCGGTGAACATGGATGTTGCGGCTTTAGGCATGACCGAACTGGATATCCAGGCCAGGGAAAAGGGGTATTCGCCACAATCTGAAATGATCTGGAATTTACTGGATTACAGGTTTTAA
- a CDS encoding lysophospholipid acyltransferase family protein: protein MKGFTYQLLIVLSRWFGPWIFTLVSRFIAAGYFLMFPGRAAVSAQFYEALFPGKGRLFHWYCAWRQYQNFTTVFMDRIRTSGQENVQFTSTGWQRFEDELDKGRGAIVLMSHIGNWDVAANIMATKRKDLKLLLYMGAKAKEQIESVQKQELNAKGIRIIAVEPSAGSPLDVVEGLRFLKSGGVVSLTGDKLWHPDQRAVSVPFLGKTARLPEFPHVFALVSQAPLFVFFTFRTGHGSYRFMLSDPINITCASREDRSRAVAESAKGYAGMLEQTVRDHPYEWYHFDPFLVAHPG from the coding sequence GTGAAGGGCTTTACCTATCAATTGCTTATTGTTCTGTCCCGGTGGTTTGGACCCTGGATTTTTACCCTGGTCTCCCGGTTTATTGCGGCCGGTTATTTTCTTATGTTTCCGGGCCGGGCGGCAGTAAGCGCCCAATTTTATGAGGCCCTTTTCCCCGGCAAAGGCCGTCTGTTTCACTGGTATTGCGCCTGGCGTCAATACCAGAATTTTACCACCGTGTTCATGGATCGTATCAGGACGTCCGGTCAGGAGAATGTCCAATTTACCTCAACGGGCTGGCAACGGTTTGAAGATGAACTGGACAAGGGGCGCGGTGCCATCGTCCTTATGTCTCACATTGGCAATTGGGATGTGGCCGCAAACATTATGGCAACAAAGCGGAAGGATCTCAAGCTGCTTCTTTATATGGGGGCCAAGGCCAAAGAACAGATTGAATCCGTCCAGAAACAGGAACTTAATGCCAAAGGCATCCGCATCATCGCAGTTGAACCTTCTGCGGGCTCACCCCTTGATGTTGTGGAAGGTCTCCGTTTTTTAAAATCCGGCGGCGTGGTCTCTTTAACCGGGGATAAATTGTGGCACCCGGATCAACGGGCCGTCAGCGTGCCGTTTTTAGGTAAAACCGCACGGCTTCCTGAGTTTCCCCATGTCTTTGCACTGGTTTCCCAAGCCCCGTTGTTTGTCTTTTTTACCTTTCGCACAGGTCACGGAAGCTATCGGTTTATGTTGTCCGATCCCATAAATATCACTTGCGCGTCCCGGGAGGACCGCAGTCGGGCCGTTGCCGAATCGGCCAAGGGTTATGCGGGTATGCTGGAACAGACCGTACGTGACCATCCCTATGAATGGTACCATTTTGATCCGTTTCTTGTGGCGCATCCCGGATAA
- a CDS encoding glycosyltransferase family 2 protein: MGAQARSNACGSISGYRFAVVIPVYNHGITVKAVVLEAVKLGFPVIVVDDGSMDITPYQLQGLPGIRVITHGQNLGKGAALITGFKVAAEMADFAITMDADGQHFPNDALAMIDAVPKEKKALVIGYRKQMENELVPWTSRMGRRFSNMWITASGGPGVRDSQSGFRIYPLPETLNLKTQARRYQFEVEVLVKAHRNKIEVIEVPIRVEYPVDRVSHFRPFIDFLRNSATFSRLIFRRIVGLI; encoded by the coding sequence GTGGGGGCACAAGCCAGATCAAATGCGTGCGGGTCAATTTCAGGGTATCGATTTGCAGTGGTCATCCCTGTGTATAATCACGGGATAACGGTCAAAGCCGTGGTGCTCGAGGCCGTTAAGCTCGGATTTCCGGTTATCGTTGTGGATGACGGTTCCATGGACATCACCCCCTATCAGCTTCAAGGTCTCCCAGGCATCCGGGTGATTACCCATGGGCAAAACCTTGGCAAGGGTGCTGCCCTGATCACCGGATTTAAGGTCGCAGCTGAAATGGCTGATTTTGCCATTACCATGGATGCTGACGGCCAGCATTTTCCCAACGATGCCCTTGCCATGATTGACGCTGTCCCCAAAGAAAAAAAAGCATTGGTCATTGGGTATCGAAAACAGATGGAAAATGAGTTGGTCCCCTGGACCAGCCGCATGGGCAGGCGGTTTTCAAACATGTGGATTACGGCATCCGGTGGGCCCGGCGTTCGGGATTCCCAAAGTGGGTTCCGTATCTATCCGCTGCCGGAAACTTTGAACCTGAAAACCCAAGCCCGGCGGTATCAATTCGAGGTGGAGGTGCTGGTCAAAGCCCACAGGAATAAAATTGAGGTTATTGAGGTGCCGATTCGTGTGGAATATCCCGTGGACAGGGTTTCCCATTTTCGGCCGTTTATTGATTTTTTACGCAACAGCGCTACATTCAGCAGGCTGATATTCAGGCGTATCGTTGGGTTGATTTAG